A window of Leishmania donovani BPK282A1 complete genome, chromosome 35 genomic DNA:
CTCACAGCCTCTAACGCCTAAGCACTGTGCCAACTCGCGCGCCTGTGCCCCGTTCTGCGTCTTCCTCCCGCCGTCCCCATCAACACAGGAGATGTTTCTATGGGTACCGGAGGAGAGATTGAAAGAGGCTGCAGGGCGCTGCATCCGGGGCGCTTGCCATGCCACGGttcctcttttttgttgtggTTGTTGTCCTGCACATCGATTGCCTCCATGCCTCTTTGGACATAGCACTGGAGAAAGTTTCCGTCGGTGTGCGGATGTTTCTGGTGCCTCTCTACTATCCCGAATcgccatctctccctctctcttctgctgcGTTCACCTGCTTGTTGTATTCCATGGCAGAACGCGCCTTCAAGATAGATCCCACATATTTAGTTCTATCTCTGTGCAAGTGTCGGTGCTTCCCCGTCCCTTCGCCGTTGTCATCACTCACTCGACCTCGGTGATTCTCGTCAgcttttcttccttttgCTTTGCTAGACCTCAGCGCGAGTGTGCGTAGCATCGCTGGTTGACATCCTTGTTCTCcgctccctcttccttcaACTAAtcaacacgcacactcgcATAGCGACTTTGCTTCCGGAACGACCGCCGTCGCACAccctctgcccccccctccccccccacacacacggacatTGTGCTCCTATGCCTCCACACACTGCGACAAGGAACtgatcttttttttttctgggACTCATAATCACTGTCTCTCTCACGGATTCGCCTGCGACGggcgcacctcttcctccttcagCGCGGCACTTTCGacgcctttttctttgccgCTCATCTTCTGTGTCTTGCTTCGTAGTAGGCAGGCTACAGCGGCCGCTTCGGAATGGCCGCCGGCAACTCCATCTCTGTAAAGGTGGATGTGCCGTCCCAGGTGAAGGGCCAGGGCACTCTGGAGATGTCGTACTACATCTACCCCATCACGATGCGCTTGCCTGGCTTTATGAGCGATGCTCGGTTCAACCGGCGGTACACCGACTTTGAGACTCTGCGCGGCCAGCTGTGTGCGACCTACTGGTACTGCATTGTGCCACCCATTCCAGAGAAGGAGTCGGTGCAGGATAAGCTGGGAAAGCTGCCACGCATGGTGGCGTCGGCGAAGGAGACGACCGCCTCCGAGGGCGACCTGCTCGAGTACCGTCGTATCAGCCTGCGGCGCTTCCTGCAGCGGCTTGCCTACCACCCCATCCTGGGCAAGTCTGACCTTCTACAGAAGTTCACGAACGATAACGAGTGGCGCCAGTGCACTCGCGACCCGGTGAAGCCGCCTCGCTTTAtcgtgtcgtcgtcgctggaGGAGATCGCCAGATCATGGGCTCCGTCAAGCAGTGCCTCTGGCGCCGGTACTCAAGgtagcggtggcgctgccggggGTGGTGGCGTTAGCCAAACCGGAGCGGCGTATCAGTTGGCACTGACTCAAGAGCCAGTGGATGAGGCGACGTGGAGGGCGACAAGCGAGTACATTGGTGAGCTGGAGTCTAACCTCAAGAGCATGCGCAACCTGCTGGAGGCACTCGTGGATCGTCaccggcgcgccgcctccgccgtgaGCAACTTCGCCGCCTCTTTTGGGCTGCTTGCGGAAGGCGAAGAGGATgccgagctgcgcggcgccatcgaAGGGGTGCGCGACTGCGGTCGCAAAGTGGCAGATGTCTACAGCAAACACGCTGACAACGAGTCGACGCGGCTTGTCAGCACGTTAAGCTTTTACGTGGGTATGTGTGCCGCCGTGCGGGAGACTCTGAGCCACATGTTCAGCGCCCGCCAGTATCTGCGCAACTTGCAGAAGAAGGGCCAGGAACTGCaggcgtcggcgatgcgggCACAGTCGGCCAAccaggtgcagctgcagagcgagCTGCACTTCGTGAATGAGCAGCGGGCCCACCTCGAGGAAGACCTCATGGGCGCCGAGAAGACCTTCAGCGAGGAATTTATTCTCTTCCACGAAAACAAGCAATATGACGCCAAGGATATGCTGAAGAAGTTTGGCATGCTGGAGCTCAGCTTCTCTGAGTCGATGAAGCAGGAGTGGGACGCCCTGCGGCCAATGTTGGAGTCCCTTGGCACATAGGTCTGACGAGAGAAGGCGAGCCGGCGGAGACCCCTCCTATCTTTCTGCTGAAATATATATTATTATTATTCACGTTTCTCCCGTCAACATGGTCGCTATGGAGCCGTGGTCGTCCATTCATCTCTCCTCTTCGCGGCACTCCTAGCGCCATGACGGTAGGGGTGAGGGGGACGGCACTTCTTACCTTCTTACCGCCCGTTCTCCTCGCCCGCGCATGCCGactgtatatatatatatattggCTTGTGTGCTGTCCCGGCTTGCCGTCACCCTTTGGTGGCCGTGCGGCGTACTACCTTATCACGCATgtttctccgtctctctcgctctgaGTTCTCCTTTGCTTTGTTGTAGTTTTATTTTCTGGAGGCGATGGCCATGGTCCAGTCCTCTGTGAcgctggcagcagcatccaTCTTCGGTTACGCTGAGCTCCTCCCCACTGTTCTTGGATTGTCGCTTCCTTCGTCTTCCGCCGCACTCGTGGTGGCCGCCTCTTGTTCTCTTGCGAAGACGACAGCGATGGGGAGAAAGTCGCCGCGCATGGTCTCAAGGCATGTGAGTGAGTGTAGTTGTACAGGAATGGGGAATattggtggtggtggtggtgggggtaCGGATGGATGCCTAGTGGTAAGAAGTGGAGGGGCTCGGGGCTGACATGGGCTTtcttccgtttttttttattctCGCTATggtgctgcttctctttcttttccctgCCCGAAAGCTTTCCGTGTTGTCGATTCTCGTTTTGAATGCTGATCAGCCGAAAGATAGTGCCCACACCCGTCCTGCAGCACAGCCGGTGCGTCCTCTCTTGTCTTCGTCTTCTGTGCATGTCGTTTTTGTGTCTCTGTTTGCGCTTGTTTTTTCCCCGCTTTtgcaccctccctctccatctcACGCCTTCCTGGATCTCTGCTCGATGTGATTGTTTCTGTCGAAGATGCGGCGACACTCTAGCGACGCGCTCCTGTCTCTTCTTATTGTGGTTGcctttgctctctctctcttgcccctTCTCAGCGATGGGTTTGACTGCCTTGTGATGTTGCGTCGTCACATGTGCGTATGGTGCTGCTGggtgttgttgttcttgcTTGCTCGCGTGGATGTCTGTCTCCTGCGCGTCACCCTCGGTGACGTTCTTTCTCGTGTTCATGTTGTTTATGCGTCGTGCTTGCCCCTCTGACGCTCCCTGGTagcggaagagagaaacggaGCACCCATGGACGGCACAGGAAACGAGGAAGcgacaaaacaaaaagataAAGCGAAGAACAAAccgccccccttccctccccccgccacacgaaaaagaaaaacgggACGCGACACGGTTGAGGTGATACGCGCAGTCGCTTGCAtcacgtgcgtgtgagcaTACGTGTGTTCTGCGACCAGCTTACTCTTCGATACTTGCCTCTTGTGCAGAGTCTGTCGTATCATCTCAAGTGAACTAAAGGAGGCCCAAATATGTCGGACATGCAACCAGAGGAGATGTGCAGCACTCTCCTTTCAAAAATGACTACTTGGCTAGCTATacccctttccttctccacacgcttgcgcactcgtcgtctctcttctcccctttaAAGTCGGCGGGGTGGAAGGCGCGGCGCACggcctctctgcctctgcctctttgAGGCACCACTGATTTCATGCGAGAGGTCTAAAGACGGATCAGCATAGCAGCGCCGCACttgcacgcacaggcgcgccAATCGGGATGCAAGCAGAGCTTTCTGCACCTTGCCATACCCTCTACGACGCCTTCTTGTAGGCTCTATCGAACTCGCGGCATTGCATGATGCAGCACAtgcgccctccctccttcaaGGCGCTCACATGTGTAGTACATGAAGCCATGTCCGCACTGGACTCTCATCACATCTTCTCACACGGACCTCGCCGTCACGTGTAGCAGTCCTGCACTCTGCAAGCCCACTCCCCTCTATGGACTGCGGACATGAAAGGCTCAGCGGTTTTCGCTTCTTTGCCACACCGTttgctctccttccttttctctcggTGTGTGGGTTTATGAGCCTGCCCCTGAGCATTTCACCCGCTAACAACGGGTGAACGCGCACTGAGCCgccttcttccttctccaCCATACGTAGCGTTCGTTCACCCGCTTTCTTTTCCGATTTTCTGTTCGCATtggcttctttttttttcaatgtaaaaaaaaaaattgaCTGCGAACATGGATtggggtggcgctgcgctgcattGTTGtgcgagagcgcgcgagcTCCTCGTTTTCTTTCCGACGCCCCAGACCACGCGCAGCGCGACCAATGCGGGCACCCCGAACGCACAACGGCTCACCTGTTTTGTGGGCATCTCACGTGTGCTACGGTGCATGCGAATCTATACgagtctctctgtctttttgCTCGTTTCCTTGGTTGCCTGGAGAGCTACCGGATCAGTGTGTTCATGACCCCGCAAGCGgagcaaagaagaaaaagaagtaGTAGGCCCATGAATTGGAAGAGTGAAAGCGAGTGCGGCGTAGCCGATCCTTTCCGTGACTCggtcctgccgctgcttcgatTATCTGGCGCTGCCCAtttcgcttcttctctttttttttttgcataGTTGGTACCGGCCTTCCGTTTCCCCCCGATTCTCTCCTGTGCGTCTCTGCTctgccccctctctttttccctcCACGGCATTTCGCGTCTCACATGCTCATacggacacacacatacacatatatatatatatccatacgcgctctccctctctcgtcctcGGCCCGCCGCTTCCTATTCTCTCGCCGTCGCTTTCGCAAACAAACGCGCACGTGCCTCCTGCCAGGTAagcacacacccgcacgccgCCTCTCTGGCTTCCTCTTGCGCTCTTATCTGCGCGTGCTGATAGTGCACAGCCACACCGGACACGGTCGGAATAAACCCAACAACAAGGCAAACGACCAAAGAGAAATCGCCTTTTCACCTGTGAGGCCGAGACAGCCGCAGACAAGCAAAAAAGAAGACGAAGCGTTCAGAAAAACAGGAAAGATACGGTAGAACGCGAGCAAGACACtgggcaaaaaaaaaaacagtcGGGAAGACAAGGAACAGCGCTTCCTATACAGGCCCCATACCCATCCCCCCCACCCCGAAGCCATAGACGCCTTGAAGACGCAAAGCATCCCGACCTTTGTTTTCTCCCTTGTTGCTTTTCCCTTGCTCCTGTTTTGCGAGCATCTGTGCCTTCCTCGACCCCTTTGGCGTGTGCTGAGCGAGCCGGACCACGACTACGCCCAGCAAGCCGTTTCGACACACTCCTTCGCCCCAATCCCTTCCTTCTCGTGAGCAAGACGAAGTGCTCCACTACCAAAGCAGCCATCCATCTTTTCTCGTTTTCATCTTTGTTGCCCTGCTCTTCTTTCGGAGAGCTTGGGAGGAAGAGACGAGAGCTGTGGTGCGCTTTCCTTGTCCCGGGCGAGTCACAACACGAAGACGCCGAGTACACTTTTGCGCGCACAGACATAGTCAGAGTGTCCACGCGCATAGCACGACGTCGCttcgtccctctctctttccccaTTAGAATCGCTCCATTGAGAAGTAGCGAAAGGTGCGCcttcttttctccttttttctttgttgtttcAAAAGAGTTGTCTGTCCCTCCTTTATTCGGTCTCCCCacttcgttttttttttctctccgaAACAGAAAGAGGAAAGCAGAATACCTATCTTCTTTACATTCTCCTTTTTTTGGCTCTTACTGTCTTGCACGTCTTGTTTTGCTTctctgctgcgtgtgtgtgtcttgttTTGTCGTTGTGTTTGTGAGTGTCTGTGCGATCGTTTATTCAGTGCTACCCGCTCGTGTATACGTGTTCCCTTTGGGTTTCAACGAATTTCTTGTCATTacagccccctcccccctccagGTAGGTAAGCGCAGTATCACACGACAAGGTATAGCACAGGCGCGCTCCATTCACGGATTGATGTAATTTCTCTTGTTTTTCCCGCTCCTTTCGGCCTGCTGCTCTTTTCTGTCGCTTCACCTCCTTTTGagtctgtgtgcctgtgcctgtgcctggCTGTAGCTTTTTTGtttcatatatatatatatatatacatatacattTTTCTTGCCTGTGTGTTGCGTGTCTCGCGTTCTCTGCGCCGTGTGTGCCTTCGTCGTGTCGCAGCTTAATCCTTACCGTTTGCTTGTCTCTGTATCTCGTTgtcggctctctctctctccttttttctcttgtcttTGCGCGTACAGCGCAAGCCATCGACCCATCGAAGCCCTTTTGTGGAACAGGATTAAgcaagagaggaagagcaaaGAGCATCGAGGCAAAGACATATACAGCGCTTGATTGAATTAGGACGAGTCTCTCTctacacacatatatatatttcTTTCACAATATTATCCTTTCACGTCCTTGAGTGTTTGCTTTTTACCCGAGCTGTTGGCCTCTTCTCCATCGAAGTCGCCTGCGGTTCTGCCACAAAAGGCGTGCCTTTGGCAAGTTTGCTCATACACCGTCACGCATCTGAAAACAATAAGGAATCGGCGCACAGGTTCAAACGAGTCGATTAGCGGCGAAGCACCAAAGTCAGCTCTCTCGTCTGTAATTCTCTCAGTaatttttgttgtttgtggCGTTGGTTTACGCGGTCTTTGTATCTCTCGTAttgccctcttttttttttgcgttgttcatattttttttttggtcgGCTCCTTGTCTTTTTCGtgtttcgctttctctcttctctcttcttgtaCGTCTGCGTGGGCTTTGATCAATTCTGCTCTTCCTTGCTCTGTTCTCTCCTTCGTTTTGTTTCGCTTCCTGCCTTTTTCTCTATCTCCGTGTCTGTGCTCACTTTTGCGATCATCTTTTTCTTAAAGAAGATTCACTAGGACTTCTACTTTACATATTGATTCCTttatacatatatatatatatatatatatatttgtgCACCCGTTTGTGCACACGACGGCTTTTTTTTGCCTGTTGCgttgcctccctcctcctccttctgtTTGTTCTTTTTTGGTATTTCAAGCAAGGAACAAGAGCAAGCTCAAGGTATTCTTTTGCCGTGCGCAAACATATTACTGTGGATACTTTTTCTGtgccccacctcacccctcccctccctgtgtgtgtgtgtgtgtgtgcgtgtctttttGTGGGAAAGAGTCAGCGCAAGAAGTGTGACTCACTCGAACGCAAAGCGGCCGGATACCttttctcccctctttttctcttcgtaTCTTACCTTGTCTGCTGCCGTCTTTGCGCGTGTACGGACGAACTGCCTTTTTTCTTGTACATTTTCTCTTTTACCttgcttctctctgttttttttttcttgtcctgtgtgcaccccctcccccaatcGCACACTCCGCCCTCACTGCCCCTTTTTTTCGAGGAGACGCTATTTGCTCATTGTCCCCCCCCCGACGACTGTTCTTATCGGCTTGTTCAGTTTCACCGCCCCTCTCACATTGTTTTCCCGTCTATCTTCACGCTTCACCCTGTCGCGTGTCTTCCTTGGCCGTCAGatctttgttttcgtttttgtgtCCCTCTTTTATTGTTGTTGCCTTTGACCGCTTTCTCGGTCTCTCTCTGagtgtgcgtttgtgtgggTAGCCGCCAGGCGCAGCCTTCTTAAGCCTTGTGTTTCGTGTCTGTTGCCCATCGCGTACACGTTTGGAGGTGTTCTGCTTGGTCTGGTCCACTTGCTTTCTTTCTGTGCCGTCCTTTATTGTTTACGTCGGCCTTGGTTTCATCCATTTTTGTTTTGGTTTtatttcctttttttttttttggcgcTCTTGTCGCTTTTATTTGTGCTGGCTCTGCTTTGCTCATATATAgatcttttccttctctcgaTCTCGATCTGATTTATTATTGCTCTCGATTATCAAATTCTTGTTTCGACCGTGTCGatttttctttgttttggCTTTGaaaggtgtgtgtgctcacCTTCTTTTTCGGTGTTCTTTCTTTGtatccctctctcctcgtttTTTTTACCGGTTGCTGTCattgttttgttttctcgtTTCCGgattttttttcgtttgtttATTTATTCTgcgcattttttttgttgttctcgtCAAACAGTGTTCATCTGTTTTTCCTTTCGACAAGGTCTACTGGGCACACAGGTAGCAGGAAACGATtctcgttttcgtttttatTTTGATGCGGGGGTGCGTCTCGCTTGTGCTCTCTAATTTGTGCATTTCTTTGTGTCCAGAGGTGTACAGGATACAGAAACGAGCATATTGtgcatccctctctctctttctctttgctgtcttttttttcttctcggTCCCTTTATCTTTTCCCTTGTTTGACTGGTTGAAAGACAGTCGAAGCGTCTGTGCTTCATTGCAACCACTTTGTGTCTCCTGCTTTACGCgacatcctcctcctctctttctgcccccccccttcccgtGTCTTtgccgcctccagcttgtatgtgtgtgggcgctCCACATCGTCAAGAGACTCTTCCaccacgaaaaaaaaaacgtgctGGCAAGGCACCGAAGTTTTGTCGAGCAGCAGACGGTGGACGTCACCTCCGTCGTGTGCGTTGTCTTCAAGTAGTCGTTGTTGTCCTCTCGACACGTGCTATCaggtggtgtgtgcgtgcgttgccaCCATCGTCTTTTGTGTTATCTTGCCGCAGCCCctcgactctctctctctttttaCAGCCTGCTTCGCGCAAGCTCTACGTCGTCCTTCAGGGTTGACTGGAGATAGCACGTCCGAAGGGAGGGAACAGCGAGAAGGTGGTCAGTGAAGCTGCTCGTGTGCTGCGGTCTCCCACTTCCCTCCGATTTCAGCCTCGTTGCGGAGTGGAGCAGGAGCCCCCTGGCGCGCGACTGCTGAGCAAAGCGCGTGCGGGGGTGGGACGTGTGACCGAAGCAAAAGGCCGTACCGCCAAGCCGGCACCCGCAAAGTAAAGCGACAtagagggaggagagagcaaaGCAAGTGCAGACCGGCGCTTGCAGGTGGCAAACGAAGATAATCCACTTCCCGATTCCGCTTCTTCTCGTCTGTTTTTCTCCGTATTGACCCTCTCCACTTCGCTTCCTCTCCGTTCATTTATTTGCTTtgcgctcttttttttttcacggccgccgcccccccctctctcctcctcctccgactcttcctttgtgtgtgtgtgctctttGTGGTGTTCTTTCAGTCTGAGTTTTTTGTTTGtattcttttcctttttttttcggtttgTTCTGCCTCTTCTCCGTTTGTATCTGCGTTTACTGGCAACGTGACTAGCGCTTCGCTTTTCCCGTTTTCCTTGTGTTGCTCTTTGGCTGTTCCCTCTCTGTATCCCTGGCTCGGTGTGGTGCCGTGCCCTTCAAATACAAACTTacgaaaaaaaggaaacgaaacacacggacacacatacacatacacacacacacagatcaAGAGGAGCAGTTGAGTATACCGACACATCTATACGATAagaaagggaagaaaaagaaaactaCCCCCTGCAAGCATACCACGGTGCTCGATTTCGTCGTTTATTGCGCGCTGTTTCCGTGTGCATCATACACATCACGTACCCCCTTCCTATCTTTGTCGTTCTCTCGCTTTTGACGTTTacttgcttttttttcgctttccaGCTTACTTGACGGCTGCCTCCGAATCGTTATCATTATATGTGAGTTAAACTGAAATTTGGTTTTGTTTATTCTACCACTCTGCAGCGGCTTACTCAAGCGGGGGTGCTCCGTACCGCTCTTTAGATATTTggctccttttctttgcctCATCTCTCTATTTTTTTTAAAGTTCTCTTTtgctttgttgttgttctttttCCGTTGTGCGTTTTGCGATACGGACTCACGTGATTGCTCTCCTCTTTGCTTGATCGCTGATCCTGACCACGATTACGACGCCCACTTTTcgacttctttttttcccttcATCCCTGTTCGCCttcagtttttttttttaaagCGCGGTGAATCTTGCTTTACTCTTGAAACGTTTCCTCTGCTtcgtcgtggcgcagctctgATTCTCTAGTCTGCTGTGCTTtccgttctcctcctcgcactCTTTCCAGGCTGCTCCGTGGAGTATCTGCatctctctttgtttctttcAGATTGTcctgcctttttttttttgccaccgctgcgtcTCAAGCATTTTCCTCCCCTCTTGCAACCTCCTTCAGTTTTTTtttacgtttttttttttgccttttcaGATATCTTCTCATGCACCTTCTCCGTTGTCCCTTTTTCCAGTGCTTTGGGACATCGAACCTGTTGGCGtttttgtgcgcgtgtgggctTCCGCTTGCTCTGCTCTCCCCAAAGCGTTC
This region includes:
- a CDS encoding phosphoinositide-binding protein, putative, giving the protein MAAGNSISVKVDVPSQVKGQGTLEMSYYIYPITMRLPGFMSDARFNRRYTDFETLRGQLCATYWYCIVPPIPEKESVQDKLGKLPRMVASAKETTASEGDLLEYRRISLRRFLQRLAYHPILGKSDLLQKFTNDNEWRQCTRDPVKPPRFIVSSSLEEIARSWAPSSSASGAGTQGSGGAAGGGGVSQTGAAYQLALTQEPVDEATWRATSEYIGELESNLKSMRNLLEALVDRHRRAASAVSNFAASFGLLAEGEEDAELRGAIEGVRDCGRKVADVYSKHADNESTRLVSTLSFYVGMCAAVRETLSHMFSARQYLRNLQKKGQELQASAMRAQSANQVQLQSELHFVNEQRAHLEEDLMGAEKTFSEEFILFHENKQYDAKDMLKKFGMLELSFSESMKQEWDALRPMLESLGT